The Marinilongibacter aquaticus genome has a window encoding:
- a CDS encoding DNA gyrase/topoisomerase IV subunit A — protein sequence MSNKKKQEAYDPTQQNDILDDMFEDYFLEYASYVILERAVPAQEDGLKPVQRRLLHALKEMDDGRFNKVANVIGATMQYHPHGDASIGDAIVTIGQKELLLDTQGNWGDVRTGDSAAAPRYIEVRLSKFANEVLFNEDTTEWQMSYDGRKREPVTLPAKFPLLLEMGVEGIAVGLSTKIMPHNFIELCEASIRFLKGQKFTLYPDFMTGGMVDVSNYNDGARGGRIKVRAKISEVDKKTLKISEIPYGTTTGGLIDSILKANDQGKIKVKKVEDNTARDVEILVHLGTNTSPDITMDALYAFSQCEVSISPNAVIIEDEKPHFVSVSDILKSSTQQTVHLLKRELEIKRHELMEKLLYSSLEKIFIENRIYRDIEECETFEAVIDTIDKGLDPFKADFYREIGREDILRLTEIRIKRISKYDSFKADELMRKLEENLQEVNHHLENLTDYAIAFFQNLMNKYGKGRERQTEIMEFGDVQAHIVAANNQKLYVDRQGGFVGYSLKKDEYVMDCSDIDDIIVFRKDGSYNISKIQEKNFVGKDILHCSVFRKNDERRIYNVIYFDGKSGKTFAKRFNVTSITRDKEYNVTKGTPKSKILYFSDNENGEAEIVSVSLTASCTAKKKQFEYDFAELIIKGRSAMGNLVSKYPVRKVVLKSAGVSTLGGVDIWYTPNLGRLNRDEHGDYLGNFEAEDKVLVVYKTGEYELTNFELTNHYDARQVMMITQYQEEGIISAIYYDGESRVFHIKRFVIETSTMDKRFSFISDHHRSELLAVSYDDLPRAEFKVKKDRKTNIEKLEFKIEELESVKGWKAMGSKLPFMKVMDVKWLEPEKPEPEEEEEESIDDDETENGTGGETKTEENTTKKEKSKSRDEDKDDKSQLGLF from the coding sequence ATGAGCAACAAAAAGAAACAAGAAGCTTACGACCCAACACAGCAAAACGACATACTGGATGACATGTTCGAGGATTATTTCCTTGAGTATGCTTCGTATGTAATTTTGGAAAGGGCCGTTCCTGCACAGGAGGACGGGTTGAAGCCCGTACAGAGGAGATTGTTGCACGCCCTGAAAGAAATGGACGACGGGCGTTTCAACAAGGTCGCGAATGTGATCGGGGCCACCATGCAGTATCACCCGCATGGTGACGCATCGATTGGCGATGCCATTGTGACCATCGGTCAAAAAGAATTGCTTCTGGACACTCAGGGAAACTGGGGAGATGTACGTACAGGTGACAGTGCGGCCGCCCCGAGGTATATCGAAGTACGTCTTTCCAAATTTGCCAACGAAGTGCTCTTCAATGAAGACACCACCGAGTGGCAGATGTCATATGACGGCAGAAAAAGAGAGCCCGTAACCTTGCCCGCAAAATTTCCGTTGCTTCTGGAAATGGGTGTGGAAGGCATAGCCGTTGGGCTTTCTACGAAAATAATGCCGCACAATTTCATCGAGCTTTGCGAAGCCAGCATTCGCTTTTTGAAAGGTCAAAAATTTACGCTTTATCCCGATTTCATGACGGGTGGCATGGTCGATGTGAGCAACTACAACGACGGAGCACGAGGCGGCAGAATTAAAGTGCGGGCCAAAATTTCGGAAGTGGACAAAAAGACCTTAAAGATATCCGAAATCCCATACGGCACAACCACGGGCGGCTTGATCGATTCGATCTTGAAAGCCAATGATCAAGGAAAAATAAAGGTCAAAAAGGTAGAAGACAATACGGCAAGAGATGTGGAAATCCTGGTGCATTTGGGCACAAATACCTCGCCCGACATTACCATGGACGCCCTTTATGCTTTTTCGCAATGCGAGGTCTCCATTTCGCCGAATGCCGTAATTATCGAAGACGAAAAACCTCACTTTGTAAGTGTGAGCGACATTCTGAAGTCTTCGACCCAACAAACCGTGCATTTGCTGAAACGCGAACTTGAAATAAAGCGGCACGAGTTGATGGAAAAATTACTCTACAGCTCATTAGAAAAAATATTCATTGAAAATAGAATTTACCGCGACATTGAGGAATGCGAAACTTTTGAGGCGGTAATTGATACCATAGACAAGGGACTTGACCCTTTCAAGGCCGACTTTTACCGTGAAATCGGTAGAGAAGACATCCTTCGCCTGACCGAAATCAGGATTAAACGGATTTCGAAATACGACTCTTTCAAAGCCGATGAGTTGATGCGGAAGCTCGAAGAGAATTTGCAGGAAGTCAACCACCACCTCGAAAACCTTACGGATTACGCCATTGCCTTCTTCCAAAACCTGATGAACAAATATGGGAAAGGCAGAGAAAGGCAAACGGAGATTATGGAGTTTGGCGATGTGCAAGCCCATATTGTTGCCGCCAACAACCAAAAACTGTACGTTGATCGCCAAGGCGGTTTTGTGGGCTACAGCCTGAAAAAGGATGAATACGTAATGGATTGCTCGGATATCGACGATATCATTGTTTTCCGAAAAGACGGTTCATACAACATTTCGAAAATCCAGGAGAAAAACTTTGTGGGCAAAGACATTCTGCATTGCTCCGTATTCCGCAAAAACGACGAACGACGCATTTACAATGTGATTTATTTCGACGGCAAATCGGGCAAAACCTTTGCCAAGCGTTTCAATGTCACGAGCATTACGCGAGACAAAGAGTACAATGTGACGAAAGGCACGCCCAAATCGAAAATCCTCTATTTCTCGGACAATGAAAACGGCGAGGCAGAAATTGTAAGTGTGAGCCTAACAGCCTCTTGTACAGCCAAGAAAAAGCAATTCGAATACGATTTCGCCGAACTCATCATAAAAGGCCGCTCGGCCATGGGAAATTTGGTTTCAAAATATCCCGTGCGAAAAGTCGTACTGAAATCGGCTGGCGTTTCTACGCTTGGCGGCGTTGATATTTGGTACACTCCGAATTTAGGTCGATTGAACCGCGATGAACATGGCGACTATCTGGGCAATTTCGAGGCGGAAGACAAGGTTTTGGTGGTGTACAAAACAGGCGAGTACGAACTGACGAATTTCGAATTGACCAATCACTACGATGCCCGTCAGGTAATGATGATTACGCAGTATCAAGAAGAAGGCATCATTTCGGCAATTTATTACGATGGCGAAAGCCGTGTTTTTCACATAAAACGCTTTGTGATTGAAACTTCTACGATGGATAAACGTTTTAGTTTCATATCAGACCATCATCGCTCTGAGCTTTTGGCCGTATCGTACGATGATCTTCCAAGGGCCGAATTCAAAGTGAAGAAAGATCGGAAAACGAATATCGAGAAGCTTGAATTCAAAATTGAAGAGCTCGAGAGCGTAAAAGGATGGAAAGCCATGGGTAGCAAGCTGCCATTTATGAAAGTGATGGATGTAAAATGGTTGGAACCCGAAAAACCTGAACCCGAAGAAGAGGAAGAAGAATCGATCGACGACGATGAGACTGAAAACGGGACAGGCGGAGAAACCAAAACAGAAGAAAATACGACGAAAAAGGAAAAGTCGAAAAGTAGAGACGAAGACAAGGATGACAAGTCTCAACTAGGACTTTTCTAA
- a CDS encoding Dps family protein encodes MGNLNAIGLQADKANDLAEKLNVLLANYSIFYQNTRGYHWNIKGDKFFELHVKFEELYDDLRLKIDEIAERILTLGESPAHNYSAYAAVSLIKESDKVSDGVEAVKGILESFKTLIILQRELLDLSGDADDEGTNALMSDYIREQEKLVWMYSAFLK; translated from the coding sequence ATGGGAAATTTGAATGCCATCGGGCTGCAAGCCGACAAAGCCAATGATTTGGCCGAAAAATTGAATGTTTTATTGGCCAACTATTCTATCTTTTATCAGAATACAAGAGGGTATCATTGGAACATCAAAGGCGATAAGTTTTTCGAATTGCATGTGAAATTTGAAGAGCTATACGACGACCTTCGTCTTAAAATTGATGAGATCGCGGAGCGGATTCTTACTTTGGGTGAAAGTCCGGCACACAACTATTCGGCTTATGCTGCGGTGTCATTGATCAAAGAAAGCGATAAAGTATCGGATGGCGTTGAGGCGGTGAAGGGCATTTTGGAGTCTTTCAAAACGTTGATCATTTTGCAACGTGAATTGTTGGATCTTTCGGGTGATGCCGACGATGAGGGAACAAATGCTTTGATGAGCGATTACATTCGCGAGCAAGAGAAACTTGTATGGATGTACTCTGCTTTCTTGAAATAA
- a CDS encoding NUDIX hydrolase, whose amino-acid sequence MNTFYQTNEILKQRLSAGPPGHQNFYTHIRKTEIIRKPEELSNSRKSAVLLMLYPDKNEIYLPFILRPPYDGTHGGQISFPGGRMEEVDESFERTALREAEEEIGIKSLDVTILGELSPVYIPPSNFLVKPFVGYMNYRPVFYPDEREVAEVIEVPLSQLKHEKLEKRVIDVRGNRLVAFGFEANGNWIWGATALMVWELMEMLEK is encoded by the coding sequence ATGAACACTTTTTATCAAACAAACGAAATTTTAAAACAAAGGCTTTCTGCAGGCCCTCCCGGCCACCAGAATTTCTATACACATATCCGCAAAACTGAAATTATCCGCAAACCCGAAGAATTGAGCAATTCCCGAAAAAGTGCGGTTTTGCTCATGCTCTACCCCGATAAAAATGAAATCTATTTGCCTTTTATACTGAGACCCCCATACGACGGCACACATGGCGGTCAAATTTCGTTTCCCGGCGGAAGAATGGAGGAAGTGGACGAATCTTTCGAACGTACTGCACTGCGTGAAGCCGAAGAAGAAATCGGCATTAAATCCTTGGATGTCACCATTCTTGGCGAATTGAGCCCCGTGTACATTCCGCCTTCCAATTTCCTGGTGAAACCTTTTGTGGGTTACATGAATTACCGCCCCGTTTTTTACCCCGATGAGCGTGAAGTGGCCGAAGTTATCGAAGTGCCCCTGTCTCAATTGAAACACGAAAAGCTGGAAAAAAGAGTGATTGATGTGAGAGGAAACAGACTGGTCGCTTTTGGTTTCGAGGCGAACGGCAATTGGATTTGGGGAGCTACAGCCCTGATGGTGTGGGAATTGATGGAAATGTTAGAAAAATAA
- a CDS encoding NAD(P)/FAD-dependent oxidoreductase has protein sequence MHKEINLTLPVEIGLDQQKLTDHIAQKFGAKTFHKILRRSIDARKKQIKINISLCVSSEPIDEDIAFERIYPFVENAKPVIVVGAGPAGLFAALRLIELGLKPLVFERGKDVKSRRRDLAAINQKQIVNPESNYCFGEGGAGTYSDGKLYTRSKKRGDVRRILEILVSHGATSEILVDAHPHIGTNKLPKVVEALRQRILHSGGEVHFNAKVTDFIIQDEHMRGVRLADGQEYLGLGVILATGHSARDIFELLHKRAVKIEAKPFAMGVRIEHPQAFVDRCQYGQSERGLLPAAAYSLVAQTQFEGIQRGVFSFCMCPGGFIVPASTAPGELVVNGMSPSKRNSEFANSGVVVAINEPDWQPYAHFGELAALELQKNVETTVWQKTVKIQKPNTEIDSQIAPAQGISDFLNGKTSPQLNRSSYQPGLLSMDMNEVLPNFIAKPLHDGLKQFGKRMKGYTSNHGQLIGLESRTSSPVRIPRNRENLEHEEIKGLFPCGEGAGYAGGIVSAAIDGERCAEALAELYALKPF, from the coding sequence ATGCACAAAGAAATCAATTTGACATTGCCTGTGGAGATCGGTCTTGATCAGCAAAAATTGACCGACCATATTGCTCAAAAATTCGGAGCCAAAACCTTTCACAAGATCCTCAGAAGATCTATTGACGCCCGAAAAAAGCAAATCAAAATCAACATTTCGCTTTGTGTTTCCTCCGAACCAATCGACGAGGACATCGCCTTCGAAAGAATCTACCCATTCGTAGAAAATGCCAAACCCGTGATTGTGGTCGGAGCAGGCCCGGCCGGACTTTTTGCGGCTTTACGTTTGATCGAACTCGGTTTAAAACCACTGGTTTTCGAACGCGGAAAGGATGTCAAATCAAGACGTCGAGATCTGGCCGCAATCAACCAAAAACAAATTGTCAACCCCGAATCCAATTACTGTTTTGGTGAAGGTGGGGCCGGTACTTATTCAGATGGAAAACTGTATACGCGATCGAAAAAGCGAGGCGATGTCCGTCGCATTCTCGAAATACTTGTATCGCATGGGGCTACTTCCGAAATCTTAGTGGACGCACATCCGCACATCGGCACCAATAAACTTCCCAAGGTTGTCGAAGCCCTTCGTCAGCGTATATTACACTCGGGAGGAGAAGTGCATTTCAATGCGAAAGTGACCGATTTTATCATTCAAGATGAGCACATGCGGGGTGTTCGCCTGGCCGATGGGCAGGAATATTTGGGTCTCGGCGTAATTTTGGCCACAGGGCATTCGGCTAGAGACATCTTTGAATTGTTGCACAAGCGTGCCGTAAAAATTGAAGCCAAACCCTTTGCCATGGGCGTGCGTATCGAGCATCCGCAAGCCTTCGTGGACCGCTGCCAATACGGGCAAAGCGAAAGGGGCTTGCTGCCTGCTGCAGCGTATTCGCTGGTAGCCCAAACGCAATTCGAGGGAATTCAAAGGGGCGTTTTCAGTTTCTGCATGTGCCCCGGCGGTTTTATCGTGCCCGCCAGCACGGCTCCTGGTGAACTGGTTGTCAACGGAATGTCGCCCTCCAAAAGGAATTCTGAATTTGCCAATTCGGGTGTGGTGGTAGCAATAAACGAACCCGATTGGCAACCTTATGCACATTTCGGTGAACTCGCGGCTTTGGAATTGCAAAAAAATGTCGAAACCACCGTTTGGCAAAAAACCGTAAAAATCCAGAAGCCCAATACCGAAATAGATTCGCAAATTGCACCTGCACAAGGCATTTCCGATTTTTTAAACGGGAAAACCAGTCCACAATTGAATCGCAGTTCGTACCAGCCCGGGCTGCTGTCCATGGATATGAATGAAGTTTTGCCTAATTTCATTGCCAAACCTTTGCATGACGGCTTAAAGCAATTCGGAAAGAGGATGAAAGGCTACACCAGCAATCACGGGCAATTGATTGGTTTGGAAAGCAGGACTTCTTCGCCCGTGCGTATCCCGAGAAACAGAGAAAATTTAGAGCATGAAGAAATAAAAGGGCTCTTTCCTTGCGGTGAAGGGGCGGGATATGCGGGTGGAATTGTCAGTGCCGCCATCGACGGAGAACGCTGTGCCGAAGCCTTGGCCGAACTGTATGCCCTAAAACCTTTTTAA
- a CDS encoding NADH-quinone oxidoreductase subunit J family protein has translation MGFSELVWLNYFVFGLFSAGALGGGLYLFFTKNILHGAYGLMVSLVSIAGLFLVCHAEFVAISQVMIYVGGILILIMFSIMLSAKGKYKRDALEVRNVNSLPSLLLALILGSGLVFFVSQLKWFGEGLEMQEEHNAIRDLGLSLMTNQVLILELVGILLLLVLIGASYIAKNHE, from the coding sequence ATGGGTTTTTCAGAATTGGTTTGGTTAAATTATTTCGTGTTCGGCCTCTTTAGTGCAGGGGCTTTGGGCGGAGGTTTGTATTTGTTCTTCACGAAAAATATTTTGCATGGGGCCTATGGTCTCATGGTGTCCTTAGTTTCGATAGCGGGCCTGTTTCTCGTGTGTCATGCCGAGTTTGTAGCCATATCGCAGGTCATGATTTATGTTGGGGGAATTCTTATTCTCATAATGTTCAGCATTATGTTGTCGGCGAAGGGAAAGTACAAACGCGATGCCCTTGAAGTACGGAACGTAAACAGCCTGCCTTCTTTGTTGTTGGCCCTGATTTTGGGCAGTGGGCTGGTTTTTTTTGTCAGTCAGTTAAAATGGTTTGGCGAAGGTTTGGAGATGCAGGAAGAACACAACGCCATTCGTGACCTGGGACTTAGTCTGATGACCAATCAAGTGCTCATTCTCGAACTTGTCGGCATATTACTTTTGTTGGTTTTGATAGGGGCCTCTTATATTGCAAAGAACCATGAATAG
- the nuoK gene encoding NADH-quinone oxidoreductase subunit NuoK, translating into MNSTFFIVVSSLLFAIGFAVTITKKNLIMVLMGLELMLNSVNINFVAFSRRLPNPSEPQLFALFIMVIAACEVAIGLAIIMKLRDYYFTVNPDKIEELKH; encoded by the coding sequence ATGAATAGTACTTTTTTTATTGTTGTATCCAGTTTGCTTTTTGCCATCGGTTTTGCGGTGACCATTACCAAGAAAAACCTGATAATGGTTTTGATGGGTTTAGAGCTGATGTTGAATTCGGTGAACATCAATTTTGTGGCTTTTTCGAGAAGACTGCCCAATCCGTCTGAACCTCAGCTTTTTGCCTTGTTCATTATGGTGATCGCGGCCTGTGAAGTGGCGATAGGCTTGGCGATAATTATGAAGCTCCGCGATTATTATTTCACGGTGAATCCAGATAAAATTGAAGAATTAAAGCATTAA
- a CDS encoding tyrosine-type recombinase/integrase, with the protein MTPTSIFLAETRKLIMAEESYPYKPPRIAKPKDGDLSKQWFVEYYVWDYTAKRLKRKRIVLSQPTKKLRIAEGEKISKEILEVLVNGAYINGPAPKDEKSKEGPRTLDGLLDEYLDYLKIYAEFSTWRTRRTHIRTLKKYLTGLGLIETIMPEEVDKIMVNRFAVALLEQYELSNRGRNNTILELATVFNKFVSDGIIDKNPFTGIRSLPAPAKKHTAFRPYQVHAFKQAAVKDPQLWLAVQFIYYTAIRPRKELRLLRVRDILPSTIVINWKTAKAKRTDHIRIPEEFQKVLEASGVRKFDMEYYVFGEDGQPGPKPLGEKNLYDRHTKILKEIKADGMDIDFYSWKHTGAIALWEATQDMYLIKEHMRHTSLSATIKYLRDLGIFVDYGKIHRFPKI; encoded by the coding sequence ATGACACCGACCTCTATTTTTTTGGCCGAAACCCGAAAACTGATCATGGCTGAAGAATCATATCCCTACAAACCACCACGTATAGCCAAGCCAAAGGACGGTGACCTGTCGAAGCAATGGTTTGTCGAATACTATGTCTGGGACTACACCGCCAAAAGGCTGAAACGCAAACGCATTGTACTTTCTCAGCCCACCAAGAAACTCCGAATCGCTGAGGGAGAGAAGATTTCAAAGGAGATTCTTGAAGTTCTGGTCAACGGTGCCTACATCAATGGCCCGGCACCAAAGGACGAAAAAAGCAAGGAAGGTCCGAGAACATTGGACGGCCTGCTGGATGAATACCTAGATTACCTCAAGATTTACGCGGAGTTCTCCACTTGGAGAACCAGGAGGACGCATATACGCACCCTTAAGAAATACCTCACAGGCTTGGGGCTGATCGAGACCATAATGCCGGAAGAGGTTGACAAAATTATGGTAAACCGTTTTGCCGTGGCATTGCTCGAACAGTATGAATTGAGCAACAGGGGGCGGAACAACACCATTTTGGAACTGGCCACGGTGTTCAATAAATTCGTTTCTGACGGAATCATAGATAAAAACCCATTCACCGGCATTCGGAGCCTGCCGGCACCGGCCAAAAAGCATACGGCATTCAGGCCGTACCAGGTGCATGCATTCAAGCAGGCGGCCGTCAAGGACCCTCAGCTTTGGCTTGCCGTCCAGTTCATCTATTATACGGCAATCCGGCCCCGTAAGGAATTGCGGCTGCTTCGAGTGCGGGACATCCTGCCGAGTACGATCGTGATAAACTGGAAGACCGCAAAAGCAAAGAGGACCGACCATATTCGGATTCCCGAAGAGTTCCAAAAAGTGCTGGAGGCCTCGGGTGTGCGTAAATTCGATATGGAATACTATGTTTTCGGCGAAGATGGACAGCCGGGGCCAAAACCATTGGGCGAAAAGAATCTCTACGACCGGCACACGAAAATACTGAAAGAGATCAAGGCCGATGGCATGGACATCGATTTCTACTCCTGGAAACATACAGGTGCAATCGCACTTTGGGAGGCGACACAGGACATGTACCTGATAAAAGAGCACATGAGGCATACCAGTCTTTCGGCAACCATAAAATACCTAAGAGATCTTGGCATTTTCGTGGACTACGGAAAAATACACCGCTTTCCGAAAATCTAG
- a CDS encoding phage antirepressor N-terminal domain-containing protein, whose protein sequence is MEQLEITLGIVNGSEIKVIQNEEKLVPIKPICEALGVASNKQIGKIKDDPILGLVETLGVSTGKDGKSYQMQCLPLKYVFGWLFRIDSRNVKEEAKETVIAYQMMCYDLLYDYFAGYADYVETKQQKIEKYLKMAEAARMNFRTAKDRLATIEKGLKEARGVTFEEYKAANGQYDIFESVDYGLETTECKDH, encoded by the coding sequence ATGGAACAATTGGAAATCACCCTTGGAATTGTGAATGGATCGGAAATAAAAGTCATTCAGAACGAAGAAAAGTTGGTACCGATAAAGCCGATTTGCGAGGCTCTTGGAGTGGCCTCAAATAAACAAATTGGGAAAATCAAAGATGATCCTATTTTGGGCTTAGTTGAGACCCTAGGGGTATCAACTGGAAAGGATGGCAAAAGCTATCAAATGCAGTGTCTGCCCCTGAAATATGTGTTCGGCTGGTTGTTCAGAATCGACAGCCGTAATGTGAAAGAAGAGGCCAAAGAAACCGTGATTGCCTACCAAATGATGTGTTATGATTTACTATATGATTATTTCGCTGGTTACGCGGATTATGTAGAAACCAAGCAACAGAAAATCGAGAAATATCTAAAGATGGCCGAAGCTGCAAGAATGAATTTTAGGACTGCCAAAGACAGGCTTGCAACAATAGAAAAGGGCCTTAAAGAAGCCCGTGGTGTAACGTTTGAGGAATATAAAGCAGCAAATGGACAATATGACATTTTTGAATCGGTAGACTATGGCTTGGAAACCACAGAATGTAAAGATCACTAA
- a CDS encoding TM2 domain-containing protein gives MKEKSTAGILGILLGGLGVHKFYLGKTGQGIIYLLFCWSFIPAIIGLIEGISYLTQSEEEFNRKWNGIKVKIESPEEKASREKRLAELESKKAEEVTKMENLISENKDRLKKELANGTLTKAAFDAEYKMWIKREMDLDKEN, from the coding sequence ATGAAAGAAAAATCTACTGCTGGAATTCTAGGCATTTTATTGGGCGGTCTTGGCGTTCATAAATTTTATCTTGGAAAGACTGGCCAGGGTATTATTTACCTATTATTCTGTTGGTCATTTATTCCCGCAATAATTGGTCTGATTGAAGGTATTAGTTACTTAACTCAAAGTGAAGAAGAATTCAACCGTAAGTGGAATGGTATTAAAGTAAAAATTGAGTCGCCGGAAGAAAAAGCTTCTAGAGAAAAACGACTTGCAGAACTTGAATCAAAAAAAGCCGAGGAAGTCACTAAAATGGAGAATCTGATCTCCGAAAATAAAGATAGATTAAAGAAAGAATTGGCAAATGGAACTTTAACAAAAGCCGCTTTTGATGCTGAATATAAAATGTGGATTAAACGCGAAATGGATTTAGATAAAGAAAACTAA
- a CDS encoding helix-turn-helix domain-containing protein, protein MDEKHRLRIGRKIRELREAANLTQDQLAEMTGLKKPNLSRIENGKYNTGLDILSRIAEALGKKLDIV, encoded by the coding sequence ATGGACGAAAAACATCGCCTAAGGATTGGGAGGAAGATCAGGGAATTGAGAGAGGCTGCAAACCTCACACAAGACCAGCTGGCCGAAATGACCGGGCTGAAAAAGCCGAATTTAAGCCGTATAGAGAACGGCAAATACAACACGGGGCTGGACATTCTATCAAGAATCGCCGAGGCCCTCGGAAAAAAATTGGACATCGTTTAG